From Chiloscyllium plagiosum isolate BGI_BamShark_2017 unplaced genomic scaffold, ASM401019v2 scaf_2408, whole genome shotgun sequence, one genomic window encodes:
- the LOC122547751 gene encoding toll-like receptor 5: protein MLFSFLCLLAAFTAALKPSIKSCSRDQNNLNCVNRNFTEIPQVPTDVIKLNLIHNRIRLIEETSFSQSLAQLQILLIGLQTEPPMRVGARAFTNLPNLIYLDLGGNKELDLDMEAFAGLHKLEILYLDYNGLTDSILQRGYFKYLTSLHTLILDGNNIKQIIPDSTFSNLNALSNVHFKANDIHQICQGDLDNVRPRYFKTFSISSNRLLYKSESFDWNQCGNPFKDILLYTLDISGIALNVQQLEKMFIAMKGTLIIHLKMQYLSTVGSSFGFHNIEDPNKQTLVGLSDSSLLNLDMSHGSIFTLATQVFSHLPSLQVLTLSFNKINQIEKNAFFGLDSLLQLNLSFNLLGEIYSSTFEGLRNVTLIDLQHNHIGIIQHDSFHGLDQLTTLNLRDNALSVISGFHYLPKMTYFLVGLNRLTTVYGLEAVSMSTFLDFSNNAFTNLNVFYTIMTLPFVKHLLLRENRISMCTPGRTDIIPKNNQLIHLDLSSNFLELVWISKQCWEVFHNLANLTVLLLNQNYLTQLPQDIFKGLDSLKRLNLSSNSLSQLSQDLFPGSLEILDLSKNRLVSPSPDVFSFVSHLDLRDNQFICECSLRVFIEWLNSTEVDLAKPLTDMYCVSPENLQGVPLIFLNTDECDEDAKVEAIQFALFVVFTTMLLIIISCVLLYNHGRGLFFIWYKRTTNKIINGQRADGEEKDYRFDAYLCFSRNDIEWVKNSLLQFLDSQFNEKSRLQMCFEDRDFIPGEDHITNIRDAIWSSKKTVCIVTRQFLKDGWCVEAFNIAQSRLFHELREVMVVLVVGRLPDYQLMKYQPIRAYIQNRQYMRWPEDPQDHEWILDRLTDQISQEARRKTEKPFSRLNFFRRNKANDNIGLQQIATVAR from the coding sequence ATGCTGTTCTCGTTTCTGTGCCTCCTTGCAGCTTTCACTGCAGCTCTGAAACCTTCCATCAAGTCTTGTTCCAGGGACCAGAATAACCTGAACTGTGTGAATCGCAATTTTACCGAGATCCCCCAAGTGCCAACAGACGTCATCAAGCTCAACTTAATCCACAACAGAATCAGGCTTATTGAAGAGACATCATTTTCTCAGTCACTAGCTCAGCTACAGATTCTCTTAATTGGATTACAGACAGAGCCGCCAATGCGTGTTGGAGCAAGAGCGTTTACCAATCTTCCCAATCTGATTTACCTCGATCTGGGAGGAAATAAAGAATTAGACCTGGACATGGAGGCATTTGCTGGGCTACACAAACTGGAAATCCTTTATCTTGACTACAACGGTCTGACTGACTCAATCCTGCAACGCggatattttaaatatttaacctCACTGCACACCCTCATTCTTGATGGAAACAATATAAAACAAATCATACCAGATTCAACATTTTCTAACCTGAACGCTTTGAGCAATGTTCATTTTAAGGCAAATGACATTCATCAGATTTGTCAGGGTGATCTGGACAATGTCCGACCGAGGTATTTTAAAACATTCAGCATCTCCTCAAACAGGCTCTTGTACAAAAGTGAAAGCTTTGATTGGAATCAGTGCGGCAATCCTTTCAAGGACATATTGCTGTACACGTTGGACATTTCAGGAATTGCCCTTAATGTCCAGCAGCTAGAGAAGATGTTTATAGCTATGAAAGGAACACTTATTATCCACCTGAAGATGCAATACCTGTCCACCGTTGGTAGTTCATTTGGTTTTCATAACATAGAagacccaaacaagcagacactgGTTGGTCTCAGTGACAGTTCGCTCCTGAATCTGGATATGTCCCACGGGTCCATCTTTACACTTGCAACCCAAGTATTTTCACACTTACCTTCCTTGCAGGTGCTTACATTATCTTTCAACAAGATCAATCAGATTGAAAAGAACGCATTCTTTGGCCTTGACTCCCTTCTCCAGTTAAACCTTTCCTTCAATCTACTGGGGGAGATCTACTCATCGACCTTCGAAGGTCTGAGGAATGTCACCTTAATTGATTTGCAACACAACCACATTGGAATCATTCAGCACGATTCGTTCCATGGACTGGATCAGCTGACCACATTGAATCTTCGGGACAATGCACTCTCGGTTATTTCTGGCTTTCACTATCTCCCAAAAATGACTTATTTCTTAGTGGGTCTGAACCGACTCACAACAGTTTATGGCCTGGAGGCAGTTTCCATGAGCACCTTTCTTGATTTCTCGAACAATGCTTTTACCAACCTCAATGTTTTCTATACGATCATGACCCTTCCTTTTGTGAAGCATCTTTTGTTGAGGGAAAACCGTATCTCGATGTGCACGCCTGGCCGGACTGATATCATTCCAAAAAACAACCAGTTAATCCACCTGGACCTGTCAAGTAACTTCCTCGAGTTGGTCTGGATATCGAAGCAGTGCTGGGAAGTGTTCCATAACCTGGCTAACCTAACTGTTCTTCTTCTCAACCAAAACTATCTCACCCAGCTGCCCCAAGATATTTTTAAAGGTTTGGATTCTCTGAAGAGACTCAACTTATCATCGAACTCTCTGTCCCAGCTCAGTCAGGACCTGTTTCCCGGCTCTCTTGAAATTCTCGACCTATCTAAAAACCGCCTTGTCTCACCCAGTCCAGATGTGTTCAGTTTTGTGAGTCACTTGGACTTGAGGGATAACCAATTCATCTGCGAGTGTAGTCTCAGGGTCTTTATCGAATGGCTAAATAGCACTGAGGTGGACTTGGCAAAACCATTAACAGATATGTACTGTGTGTCTCCAGAAAATTTACAAGGGGTacctcttatttttctaaacaCTGATGAGTGTGACGAAGATGCTAAGGTAGAGGCAATACAATTTGCTCTCTTTGTCGTCTTCACGACCATGTTACTGATTATCATCTCTTGTGTTCTTCTCTACAATCACGGCAGAGGTTTGTTCTTCATCTGGTACAAGAGAACAACAAACAAGATCATTAATGGTCAGAGGGCAGATGGGGAAGAGAAGGACTACAGGTTTGATGCATACCTCTGTTTCAGCAGGAATGACATTGAGTGGGTGAAGAATTCCCTCCTGCAGTTCTTGGACTCTCAGTTCAATGAGAAGAGCAGGCTTCAAATGTGCTTTGAAGACCGTGACTTCATTCCTGGGGAGGATCATATTACAAACATACGTGACGCCATCTGGAGCAGTAAGAAAACAGTCTGCATTGTGACCAGGCAGTTCCTGAAGGACGGCTGGTGTGTGGAAGCCTTCAATATCGCACAGAGTCGCCTTTTCCATGAACTGAGGGAAGTGATGGTTGTGTTGGTTGTTGGTAGGCTCCCTGATTACCAGCTGATGAAGTACCAGCCCATCAGGGCGTACATCCAGAACAGGCAGTACATGCGCTGGCCAGAAGACCCACAGGACCACGAGTGGATCTTAGACAGACTGACCGATCAAATTTCACAAGAGGCCAGAAGGAAAACAGAGAAACCTTTCAGCCGCCTGAATTTCTTCAGAAGGAATAAGGCAAATGACAACATCGGGTTGCAACAGATTGCGACAGTGGCAAGATAA